One Gossypium hirsutum isolate 1008001.06 chromosome A11, Gossypium_hirsutum_v2.1, whole genome shotgun sequence genomic window carries:
- the LOC107913415 gene encoding peroxidase 17 — MSLYPSVLFVLLVTMAAAETLRPGFYAQTCPEAEAIVRYEMMKAMIREPRSVASVMRFQFHDCFVNGCDASLLLDDTPNMLGEKLALSNINSLRSFEVVYEVKEALEKACPGIVSCADIIIMAARDAVALAGGPDWVVRLGRKDSLTASQEDSDNIMPSPRANATSLIDLFTKFNLSVKDLVALSGSHSIGEARCFSIMFRLYNQSGSGKPDPAIEPGFREKLDKLCPLGGDENVTGDLDATPKLFDNQYFKDLVAGRGFLNSDQTLFTFPQTREYVKLFSKDENEFFKAFVEGMLKMGELQSGKGGEIRTNCRVVNSQALDV, encoded by the exons atgtctCTCTATCCTTCAGTGCTGTTTGTCCTACTAGTGACAATGGCGGCCGCAGAGACTCTCCGACCAGGGTTTTACGCTCAAACATGTCCAGAAGCAGAAGCGATAGTGAGATATGAGATGATGAAGGCCATGATTAGGGAACCGAGAAGCGTTGCCTCCGTCATGCGCTTTCAGTTCCACGATTGTTTCGTTAAT GGTTGTGATGCTTCTTTGCTGCTAGATGATACGCCAAACATGCTTGGGGAAAAACTAGCTCTTTCCAATATAAATTCGCTAAGATCATTCGAGGTTGTGTATGAGGTGAAGGAAGCCTTGGAGAAGGCTTGTCCGGGCATCGTTTCTTGTGCGGATATCATAATCATGGCCGCCAGAGATGCTGTTGCTCTC GCAGGGGGACCCGACTGGGTGGTGAGGCTAGGAAGAAAAGATAGCTTGACAGCCAGTCAAGAGGATTCCGACAACATAATGCCAAGCCCAAGAGCTAACGCAACTTCTCTCATCGATCTCTTCACCAAATTCAATCTATCCGTCAAGGATCTGGTAGCCCTCTCAGGCTCACACTCCATTGGAGAAGCAAGGTGTTTCTCAATCATGTTCAGGCTCTACAACCAATCAGGCTCCGGCAAGCCTGACCCTGCCATCGAACCAGGGTTTAGAGAAAAGCTTGACAAGCTTTGCCCACTTGGTGGAGATGAGAATGTGACCGGAGATCTGGATGCAACACCCAAGCTGTTTGATAACCAGTATTTCAAGGACTTGGTTGCAGGGAGAGGGTTTCTGAATTCGGATCAAACTCTGTTCACATTCCCACAGACCAGAGAGTATGTGAAGCTATTTAGCAAGGACGAAAATGAGTTTTTCAAGGCATTCGTAGAAGGAATGTTGAAGATGGGTGAGTTGCAGTCGGGGAAGGGTGGTGAGATAAGAACCAATTGCAGGGTGGTGAATAGTCAGGCTTTGGATGTATAA